From Sceloporus undulatus isolate JIND9_A2432 ecotype Alabama chromosome 6, SceUnd_v1.1, whole genome shotgun sequence, one genomic window encodes:
- the IZUMO2 gene encoding izumo sperm-egg fusion protein 2 — protein MLGPELPLLLPLICLPTAILCCLQCDEKFKENVSKLRTEVVPRQIHDTRLKERAEALLKGLEGDFFQHYATSQFSGLAVKIKVDALIEEVRSTTESLLQTTLEDQALLEKLVAFRAITTMKLKRALKEHQMKACDKKICAYLNYQVLNCKGCHTIGPYCMTLSQCFVDAQERLSLRYGKPLKDPNIAQTGVAIVLCMGGVFFLVMVGVIVVYWRNRLFEFV, from the exons ATGCTTGGCCCAGAGCTtccactgctgctgcctctgatCTGCTTGCCTACAGCCATCTTGTGCTGCTTGCAGTGTGATGAAAAGTTTAAGGAGAATGTGTCTAAACTCCGGACTGAGGTTGTGCCACGCCAAATCCATGACACCCGCCTCAAGGAGCGGGCTGAGGCCCTCCTGAAAGGTCTTGAGGGAGACTTTTTCCAGCACTATGCCACCAGCCAGTTTTCTGGCCTTGCCG TTAAGATCAAGGTTGATGCCCTGATTGAGGAGGTGAGGTCCACTACAGAGAGTCTCCTTCAAACCACTCTTGAAG ATCAGGCTTTGCTGGAAAAACTGGTTGCCTTCCGAGCAATTACCACCATGAAGCTGAAAAGAGCATTAAAGGAACACCAGATGAAAG CTTGTGATAAAAAAATATGTG CTTACCTCAACTATCAAGTGCTTAATTGCAAAGGATGCCACACGATCGGCCCTTACTGCATGACACTAAGCCAGTGCTTTG TTGATGCCCAGGAACGCTTGTCCCTTCGTTATGGAAAGCCCCTGAAGGACCCCAATATTGCCCAAACTGGAGTCGCCATTGTCCTGTGTATGGGTGGAGTGTTCTTTCTGGTGATGGTAGGCGT GATTGTCGTGTACTGGAGGAACCGGCTATTTGAATTTGTTTAG